CTCAAAAATAGGCGTCATAAGCTCCAAGCGACGCTCTAGATTTCTTGGCATCCAGTCAGCACTTGAGATATAAATTTTTGGCTGAGCATGTTTAAAATATAAAATTCTAGCATGCTCTAAGTATTTACCGATTATTGAGCGAACTTTTATATTTTCGCTTTTGCCTTTTATGCCAGGCCTTAGTCCGCACACACCACGAACTATAAGATCGATCTTCACGCCTGCGTTTGATGCGCGGCTAAGCTCATTTATCACATCTTCATCGATTAGTGCGTTCATTTTGGCGATGATCCTACCCTCGCTGCCTTTGCTTGCTTCTACTCTTATCTTTTCGATAATGCGCTCTTTTATCTGAAAAGGTGACATGCTAAGAGCGTTTAGACGGCGATTTTTATTATATCCTGAGAGGATGTGAAAAAACGAAGTCGTATCTTGGCTAAATTCCTCTTTGCTCGTAAATAGGCTCACGTCGGTGTAAATTTTAGCCGAACTGCCGTTGTAGTTGCCTGTGCCAAAGTGCATATAAAATTTAAGCTTATCGCCGATTTGGCGGATGACCTGGCTAACTTTTGCATGCACCTTAAAGCCTGTGATGCCGTATATCACGTGCGCACCTGCGTCTTCAAGCGCCTTTGCCCAGTGTAGGTTATTTTCCTCATCAAACCTAGCTTTTAGCTCAACCATCACAGTTACTTGCTTGCCATCACTTGCGGCGTCTATTAGGCTTTGAATTATTGGTGAGCTTTTATCGACTCTATAAAGTGTCATTCGAATAGATATGACTTTTGGATCTTTGCTGGCTTCTTTGATAAAGCTTACAACTGGATCAAAGCTCTCAAATGGATGCACTAAGAGCACATCTTCTTTATCTATGGCGTCAAACACAGATATGCCATTGCCAAATGGCGGTAATGTCTTTGGAACGTAAGGCGCATTTGCTAGGTGGGTAAAATTTTTACTTCCAGCTATCTCCCAAAGTGAGCTAAGAGTGAGCGGAATACTTGAAAAATAGACATCTTTATGAAAAATTTTCATATGAAAATTTAAGAAGTCCAAGATGTCAGCATCTACGTTTTTATCGATTTGCATACGAACAAAAGCCCCTTTTCTGCGAAGCTTTAGCCCTTGCTCAAGTATCATCATAAAATCATCCGCTTCTTCTTCTTCAATGACGATATCAGCGTTTCTTGTCACTCTAAAAGCAGCTGAGCTAAGTAGCTTATATCCTGGAAAAATTTCTTCTGCGTGGCGATGTACGATCGTTTCAATCGGCACAAAAACATTGCTACTTGGCTGTGTAAAACGTGGCAAGACTCTTGAAATTCTTATCATGCCGTATTTTAAAATTTCTGGATGTTCGATATCAGCAAGCTTAACGGCAAGAGAGAAGCTAAGGTTGTTTAGGTGCGGAAATGGATGAGTCGCATCTACAGCGATAGGAACGATGACTGGCAAGATATTTGAGAAAAAGTATTCGTCGCACTTTTGTTTCAAGCTATCATCAAGTTCGTCATAATTTTTTATAAAAAGCCCCTCTTTGCTAAGAGCATTTACTGTTTTTTTATAGTGATCTTCTACTAAATTTTGCTCATTTTGTAGATATTTTCTAATCTCTCTTAGCTGATCAAGTGGGCTCATGCCATCGCCACTGCTTGTAGTAGCTCCAGCTGCAAAAAGCTGCTTTAAGCCAGCAACTCTGATCATATAAAATTCATCAAGATTTGTCATATAAATGGCTATAAATTTTAGCTTTTCAAGTAAAGGAATTTCCTTTTCACACTGAGCGAGCACCCTTGAATTAAAGCGTAGCCAGCTTAATTCTCGGTTTATAAAAAGAGTTTCATTTTCGCTCATCATCTTCTCCTTGTGCGTTTTTGAGTTATTTTATGATATGTGCGGTTATAAAGTTCTTACTTTATTTAAAATTTTGGTTACAATAAGTCAAAACTTAAATTTAAAGGCTTGTTATGTCTGATTATGTGATATTAGTTGGTATCTTTTTAGTGGCAGTCGTTGTTTTTGCGCTTATTAAAAAGATATCGTTTTAGCTTTTAAATTTCTCCCACCACAAATAAGCAAATATGAGCCCAAAGCCCTTGACTTTGCTCTCGTCAAAGGCAAATTTCATCATATCTTCTCGTTTTATAAAAATAAGCTCGATGTCTTCGCCATCGACGCCACCGCCAGAATTTACTTTCATATTCTCATCGATTTTAGCGTAAAACATCGTTTGTGTGTTGCCTCCAAAGCCAAAAGCACCGTATGTCATTGTGATACGCTCTATCTCTTTTAGCTCATAGCCCACTTCTTCGATCGCTTCTTCTCTAGCTGTTTGCTCTTCGCTTAGTCCTTTATCCATAAGCCCTGCGCAAAGCTCATAAGTAAAGCCTTGCTCATTTGTTTTGATGCCTTCTTTCTCTTGTGAGTACCAAACAGCCGGGCGAAACTGCTTTACAAACAAAAAGGCATCCTTTTGCTCGTGATATAAAAAAATACTAACGCTATTCATCACTTTTACGCAGTCCCAGTCTCTTTGGACACCATTTTGCATAAATTTCATCTTAAATGGCTTTAGGTATTTTGACTCATCAAGAGGCAGAATTTCTAAATTGGTTATAGTAGTATCCATTTTGCAAGTCCTAAAAAGCTAAAAAATCCTATCGCATCAGTAAAAGTAGTAAGAATGACGGCTGAGCCGACTGCAGGATCTATGTTAAAGCGCCTTAGCGTTAAAGGTATAATCGTGCCAAAAAAGCCAGCAAAGAATAAATTCGTAACCATGCTAAGCCCGATAACAACGCCAAGCATACCTTTGTCAAACCAAACAGAGGCGATTATGCCCATTACCACACCAAAGATTAGTCCATTTATGAGTGAAATACTAACCTCACGTTTTAGAACATTTTTGGCATCTTTAAACTCGATCTCACCAAGCGCTAAACGGCGAACCGTAACGGCAAGCGCTTGTGTGCCGGTATTTCCACCCATTGATGCAACTATTGGCATTAAAACAGCAAGAGCGACGTAAGCTGCGATTGTCTCATCAAAAAGTCCGATTATGGATGAGCTAAAAAGAGCTGTTAGTAAATTTACACCAAGCCAAACCGCACGACCACGACCTGCTTTAAATAGCGTATCGTCCTCTTCTGACTCGTCATCAACGCCGGCCAGGTTATAAATTTGCTCAGTTGCACTCTCTTGAATGTAGTCGTGAATATCATCAGACGTGATACGACCAAGCAAAATTCCAGTGCTACTAGTAACTGCAATAACGTTTAGATCGTACTCTTGAAACATATCAGCGACATTTTGCATAAGGTCCATATCATTTGCAACGTGTGGCTTGTAGTGATCGATCTGTGCTGACTCGATATTTTGCTTTAGCGTCTTTGTAAAATCAAAAAGTATAAGATCTTCAAGCGGAATAGCGTATTGTAAAACGCCATTTTTATCGATAATAAAAAGCTGCGAGATATTTTCTAGCTTGCCTTCTTGTTTTTCTCGTCTAAGTCTTGCTACTGCATTGCCAAGCTTTTCCTCAAGATGAGCCGAGAAGAGCTCTGTTTGCATGTGAGCACCGGCTCTATCTTCTTCGTAGCTTCTAAGCCTTAAAATTTCATTTTGGTTTTCTCTGTCAAGCTCGTTAAAAAGCTCTCTAGCTTTATCCTCGTCAATGTCCTCGATGTATTGAAGCAAGTCAGTCGCATCATCACTCTCTAGCTCTTCAAGTGCTTCTACGATCTTTTCAGCTGGAAGTTGTTCGATCACATCTTTTAGCATATGATCAGGTAACTCAATAGCAACATCACCTAAAATTTCAGGATCTAGCTTCTCAAGATAGTGAGCAAAAAGCTCTTCATCGTGCTTTTTAAGTGTTTTTAGGTGCTGGGCTAGCTCGTAAGGCGAGAGTTCATTGTCTTCTAAATTTTCATCTAAATGCTGATCTATCAGCTCTTTTGCTTCTTCTAGTTCTTGGCTCAAGTTTTACCTTTAAAATTCTATTACATTAGGGAAAAATTCCACTTTGTGATACTCTTTTTCATTGCTTAAAGCATTTTTTATTAGCTCGTCATTT
This window of the Campylobacter concisus genome carries:
- the mgtE gene encoding magnesium transporter gives rise to the protein MSQELEEAKELIDQHLDENLEDNELSPYELAQHLKTLKKHDEELFAHYLEKLDPEILGDVAIELPDHMLKDVIEQLPAEKIVEALEELESDDATDLLQYIEDIDEDKARELFNELDRENQNEILRLRSYEEDRAGAHMQTELFSAHLEEKLGNAVARLRREKQEGKLENISQLFIIDKNGVLQYAIPLEDLILFDFTKTLKQNIESAQIDHYKPHVANDMDLMQNVADMFQEYDLNVIAVTSSTGILLGRITSDDIHDYIQESATEQIYNLAGVDDESEEDDTLFKAGRGRAVWLGVNLLTALFSSSIIGLFDETIAAYVALAVLMPIVASMGGNTGTQALAVTVRRLALGEIEFKDAKNVLKREVSISLINGLIFGVVMGIIASVWFDKGMLGVVIGLSMVTNLFFAGFFGTIIPLTLRRFNIDPAVGSAVILTTFTDAIGFFSFLGLAKWILL
- a CDS encoding NUDIX domain-containing protein, with protein sequence MDTTITNLEILPLDESKYLKPFKMKFMQNGVQRDWDCVKVMNSVSIFLYHEQKDAFLFVKQFRPAVWYSQEKEGIKTNEQGFTYELCAGLMDKGLSEEQTAREEAIEEVGYELKEIERITMTYGAFGFGGNTQTMFYAKIDENMKVNSGGGVDGEDIELIFIKREDMMKFAFDESKVKGFGLIFAYLWWEKFKS